The nucleotide window CAAAGTCCAACACTGGCCGACGTGGTGTTTGATATGTTACCGCAAAGCAAGCATTTTGCCATTTTTCAAATTTTAAATGGATATCGTAACCTTTAACTTTTTATCAATAACCGCTATAACTCCATCTAATCCTTTGTCATTGCGAAAAAAAGGTTAGGAAATTGTTAGATCAGTCTACCGGCTCTTTGGCCGCCTCTTTCCCTGCGGTTCTACCAAAAACTATGCAGTCAGGTAATGCAAGACTACCCAGACGTGTTCCTCCATGAATGCCGCCGGTTACCTCTCCAGCAGCGTAAAGCTTCGGTATGGGCACACCGTTGTCATCCAGAACCTGGGCCTTGATGTTAATTCTTAGGCCGCCCATGGTGTGGTGTACAGCAGGCCACTGTGGGACAGCATAGAATGGCGGCTTCTCAATCTTTGCTAATAACCTGGGCTTCCCAAAGTCTTCATCTTTTCCTTTCTCCACAAACCCGTTATACCTCTTAACGGTCTCGGCCAGACCTTTTGGATCTATGCCTGCTTTCTCGGCCAACTCTTCGATCGTGTTACCTTTTATAATTCTACCTCTCTTTAGACCGTCTTCTATTACCTCCTTAGTTGTAAACTTAGGCCAAATTGCATCGTCAAATACAGTCCACGTAGGCTTTTCTTTTAAGACGAATAACTGAATGTTTGCACAAACGTCCCTAGGTGCTAATTCGTTGACGAATCTTTTTCCATCCTTCCAGACGTAGATAGCGTAGGCCGGAGCAGTAAATGGGATCAGTGCTGGCTTGTCAAGTACGCCTGTCTCCGGCTCTGCAAACGGATATAGTTGGATCTCGTCTATATGGATTAGCATAGCGCCTATGTCTTTTGCAACCAACAATATTTCTCCGGTTGCTCCAGGATGGTTTGTAGATTTCACCGTTTCATCAAGTACAGGCCACTGCGCTTTTCTAAGATTGATGTCTTGACCGAAACCTCCACTTGCCAGTATTAAAGCCCGTCTAGACCTTATGTAAATCTTCTTTCCACCAGTCTCAACCTCAACCCCGAGTACTTTTCCGGCCTTTAACTCCTCTCTTATTATTCTAGTTACTTTATGTTCTGTCCTTATAGGAATACCTCTTTTCCTTACAGACTCTAACAACTTCTCGACTATATCTCTACCGGAAAGATTCTTCGTTTGGTATGTCCTTCTTACGCTATGCCCTCCAGCCTGTATCCTTAACTCTGGCGGAAATTCAACACCAAGAGCCACCAACCAGTTGAAAGCATCGCGGGATTCACTCGCGACCTTTCTAGCCAGATCAACGTAGTTCAGATAACGTCCGGCTACTAGCATGTCCCTGACATAAATATCTACACTATCGCCCTCCTCAGGGCTGAGCGCTCCGAATTGTCCTCCGTTTATTATCG belongs to Aigarchaeota archaeon and includes:
- a CDS encoding flavocytochrome c; the encoded protein is SNQLLFRESMSSEKNVSRRAVVGTIAAGIIGLIVGGIAGSQAFPREVTKEVVKTVTTTKTETKVEEAKPWLPAKWDEAHEIVIVGTGFAGLSAAIEAYDAGVKDIVILEKMPYVGGNSIINGGQFGALSPEEGDSVDIYVRDMLVAGRYLNYVDLARKVASESRDAFNWLVALGVEFPPELRIQAGGHSVRRTYQTKNLSGRDIVEKLLESVRKRGIPIRTEHKVTRIIREELKAGKVLGVEVETGGKKIYIRSRRALILASGGFGQDINLRKAQWPVLDETVKSTNHPGATGEILLVAKDIGAMLIHIDEIQLYPFAEPETGVLDKPALIPFTAPAYAIYVWKDGKRFVNELAPRDVCANIQLFVLKEKPTWTVFDDAIWPKFTTKEVIEDGLKRGRIIKGNTIEELAEKAGIDPKGLAETVKRYNGFVEKGKDEDFGKPRLLAKIEKPPFYAVPQWPAVHHTMGGLRINIKAQVLDDNGVPIPKLYAAGEVTGGIHGGTRLGSLALPDCIVFGRTAGKEAAKEPVD